One Citrus sinensis cultivar Valencia sweet orange chromosome 5, DVS_A1.0, whole genome shotgun sequence genomic window, CGTGAACAAGATGTACAAAGCATGCTaatggtaaattttttaaaggaacATTTACAGTCAAACAACGTCATAAAAGAATTCTCCACTGCAGTAAGACTTCAATCTCCGGTTAGGGAATAATACACACAAATGCTTGAAAATGCCATAGAAAACGTCTCTGAGAGGTAACTGGTAAAAAATATAACCCAACATATGAAAAACTCTGCTTTTCATATTTCTAGCTATAATGTTCTCAACAATCAGATCTGTGTAATTAGTTAGGAATAAGTGTGGATAAAGTATATCGGTCACAACTCATGAGATAGGCAACTGTTCTCCAAAGCTTTGGTTAGTTCTTCATCTCCTCAATCTTGGTTTTTAAATCCTTTTTGGCATCTGCATTGCACTGTTGGTATCTGAAGCATGTTAAGAGATGATCGTTAACTATCCCGGACACTTGCATGAATGAATAAACTACTGTGGGACCCACACAACGGAAGCCTTTCTGCATTAGATCCTTGCTGATGAGTTCTGCTTTCGGCGTCTTGACAGGTACTTGACGTGCGTAACGAAATCCATTTCTCACAGGTGCATGGTTCACAAAGTTCCAGCAATACTTGCTAAAAGAACCAAACTCTTGCTGAACCTGCAGAAGAAAAGCAACAAAGTTGGAACATAAATCCAAACTCAGATGAGTAAATGTCATCGCTCAACCTCACAGTAATAATTAATGCAATTCTTGTTATTTATCTTTGTAGTTGTTTTCTACAACCAAGGAATGGTgccttcattttcttctttgaatctgacatttttaagatttgagAGAAATTAGGAATTTCAGTTAATAAACAGTGTCTCTACAAATGCTACAATCTCCGGTCATCAACCAAATCTGTTTAATTCCAGAGATAGGGAAAAGCCAAATCCTGAATCACAGATCTGAAGGATATGTCGGAGATTAAACCATTTCAATGCCTCACAGCACCAGCATAAGCTGCTTAAACCAAGTCCCTACCCCATGGTGCATTTACAAATTGGAGTTTTAGAATTTGAAGTGTTGACCTAAATAATCACCTTGAGCATCTGCTTAGCATTCTCAACAATTGCACGTAGCTTTGGCTCAGATAACAGTAGGCTCCCGTTTACCTTCAATGACAGCAACTTCTTCTCAGTAAACTGTGAAACGGATGATATGTCGAAATTGTCAAAAAGCTTCCTGCCAAATTTTAGCAATAGAAACTCGTTAAATGATTGGAGGATGTGAATACTTCAAACAAGTAAATAAAGAGATTAAATGCTAACATGCCTAAATATGTCTCTCCTGCTGAGAATTGCTGGCCAGCTAAGTTCTGCTAATGCTTGTGAAAAGACTAGCAACTCAAACAGCTTCCTGTCGTCATAAACAGGAACTCCCCATTCTTCATCGTGGAAAGAAATATAAAGTGGATCTGTTAAGTATAAAACAGATGTTCTACAGTGAGTAGATAATTggtttcaaaaaagacaagCAAATAAATAAGCCATCTATGAATAGAAGTGATGatattatgtatatatgaaTCACATCCTAAATGTCTAAATGAGTAAATGACTCGTATCTTAGCAGATTCAAAGAAAAAGGCAGTTTGGATAATTCAAATGCTAGAACACTAAGTAGAATCAATGGTTACTGATTGCTGTTGAAATCCACAAATTATCGATGTCTGAAGATGTACTGGCTTCGTCAAGAAAAAGGCTATCATCTTATTTAAGGTCTTCATCAGCAATGCGATGTCAACCCAAGCTGCAGTATTGAAAAGTCTGGCCATGATAGCTTCGCCACCATTAATGATCAACATGAACCTTAAACTTCGGTAACACAATTGGCCCTAAATTATTCAACAACTACTCTGCAGTGCCATACATGATTAACGCTTCATTCTGTTAAATGAAATCTAAACTATCATGCTTGACTCCACTATTAAGGTAGCATTAGCGAAACTAGAAAAATCCCATTTTGTGCAGCAACCTATCAGCAGCAGTTTTATTTATACCATCAGCAAAAGCCTTGCATGGCTCCAAGTACCAAAACCTtgttactttt contains:
- the LOC102623818 gene encoding LOW QUALITY PROTEIN: uncharacterized protein LOC102623818 (The sequence of the model RefSeq protein was modified relative to this genomic sequence to represent the inferred CDS: inserted 1 base in 1 codon), with the translated sequence MATKVQSLARPVSEQRAILGPTGNRVRASQDPKRKTEVPKKPKKPAPKIPEPVIRNNASVDSSCSSESSTSSAASAKRMENSRRSVTAKRNGVKNMKVVPHASAEIPEASPVNSGPIKRCDWITPNSDPLYISFHDEEWGVPVYDDRKLFELLVFSQALAELSWPAILSRRDIFRKLFDNFDISSVSQFTEKKLLSLKVNGSLLLSEPKLRAIVENAKQMLKVQQEFGSFSKYCWNFVNHAPVRNGFRYARQVPVKTPKAELISKDLMQKGFRCVGPTVVYSFMQVSGIVNDHLLTCFRYQQCNADAKKDLKTKIEEXEELTKALENSCLSHEL